A region of Terriglobales bacterium DNA encodes the following proteins:
- a CDS encoding CD225/dispanin family protein, producing MQCNQAIPQLSSAPLPPGPPPTPPTGVPDVPATPGVPPPTIASVPNYLVFSIIQTVVSLMCCGLTCGIGFIPLALAVIALIFSVQVNSKLGKNDLAGAQASSKNAKLFNWIRAACW from the coding sequence ATGCAATGCAACCAAGCCATTCCCCAGCTCTCCTCCGCTCCTCTGCCGCCGGGGCCGCCGCCAACTCCGCCCACTGGTGTACCGGATGTGCCCGCTACGCCCGGCGTTCCGCCTCCAACCATTGCCAGTGTTCCTAACTATCTCGTGTTTTCCATCATTCAGACGGTTGTTTCTCTGATGTGTTGTGGTCTCACTTGCGGCATTGGTTTTATTCCCTTGGCTTTGGCCGTCATCGCATTGATCTTTTCTGTTCAGGTCAACAGCAAACTGGGGAAGAACGATCTGGCGGGGGCGCAAGCATCCTCTAAAAATGCCAAATTATTTAATTGGATACGTGCGGCTTGCTGGTT
- a CDS encoding DUF4870 domain-containing protein — MSTAPSPASTPASGGLADNTAGMLAYITIIPAIIFLVMEPYNKNKFVRFHAFQNIFFAIALTVLWIVLMILGFVLDIIPILGWILHLLLAAGLGIGSLIVWVMLLIKANKGEKWKLPYIGEMAEKQANSV; from the coding sequence GTGAGTACTGCACCTAGTCCGGCTTCCACCCCCGCTTCCGGCGGTTTGGCGGATAACACCGCTGGCATGCTTGCCTATATAACAATCATCCCGGCGATTATCTTCCTGGTGATGGAGCCTTACAACAAAAACAAGTTTGTGCGCTTCCACGCCTTTCAAAACATCTTCTTTGCAATAGCACTCACCGTGCTATGGATCGTTCTGATGATTTTGGGGTTTGTTCTGGATATTATCCCGATCCTTGGATGGATCCTCCATTTATTGCTCGCAGCCGGCCTTGGCATCGGCAGTTTGATCGTCTGGGTCATGCTGCTCATCAAGGCCAACAAGGGCGAGAAGTGGAAGCTGCCTTACATCGGCGAGATGGCCGAGAAGCAGGCTAACAGCGTCTAG
- a CDS encoding CD225/dispanin family protein: MFCPNCGANNADTATMCVQCNQAIPQFSSSPQPPQPLQPSPAAIPALGQPGVVAPPQSLAQIPNYLTQSIIMTVASVLCCSLFSLPFSIIALVYSTQVNGKIAANDIAGALSASKNAKLFCWIAFGIVMAGVVLSIVYIILIMVGAAANVFQQH, translated from the coding sequence ATGTTTTGTCCTAATTGCGGTGCCAACAATGCAGACACAGCGACCATGTGCGTGCAGTGCAACCAGGCCATTCCCCAGTTTTCCTCGAGTCCGCAGCCGCCACAACCGCTGCAGCCTTCACCGGCCGCTATACCTGCGCTGGGGCAGCCGGGCGTAGTGGCTCCTCCGCAGTCTCTGGCTCAGATTCCTAACTACCTGACGCAATCCATCATCATGACGGTGGCTTCCGTCCTCTGCTGCAGTCTTTTTTCTTTGCCTTTCTCCATTATTGCCCTGGTCTATTCCACCCAGGTCAACGGCAAGATCGCGGCCAATGATATCGCCGGTGCGCTTTCGGCTTCTAAAAATGCCAAGCTTTTCTGCTGGATTGCTTTTGGAATCGTCATGGCCGGGGTTGTACTGAGTATTGTCTATATCATATTGATCATGGTGGGGGCGGCGGCAAACGTATTTCAACAACACTGA